The region GCTGACCTCCTGCGTGCAAAGCAGGCGCTCTCCCAGCTGAGCTAAGGCCCCTAAGTTTTAAGAGTAGACCTCTCAAAACTGAACAAAGTGACTTACCTGTAGGATTCCGTTATATTCCTTAGAAAGGAGGTGATCCAGCCGCACCTTCCGATACGGCTACCTTGTTACGACTTCACCCCAATCATCTATCCCACCTTAGGCGGCTGGCTCCAAAAGGTTACCTCACCGACTTCGGGTGTTACAAACTCTCGTGGTGTGACGGGCGGTGTGTACAAGGCCCGGGAACGTATTCACCGCGGCGTTCTGATCCGCGATTACTAGCGATTCCGGCTTCATGTAGGCGAGTTGCAGCCTACAATCCGAACTGAGAATGGCTTTAAGAGATTAGCTTGGCCTCGCGACCTTGCGACTCGTTGTACCATCCATTGTAGCACGTGTGTAGCCCAGGTCATAAGGGGCATGATGATTTGACGTCATCCCCACCTTCCTCCGGTTTATCACCGGCAGTCTCGCTAGAGTGCCCAACTTAATGATGGCAACTAACAATAGGGGTTGCGCTCGTTGCGGGACTTAACCCAACATCTCACGACACGAGCTGACGACAACCATGCACCACCTGTCACTTTGTCCCCGAAGGGAAAGCTCTATCTCTAGAGTGGTCAAAGGATGTCAAGACCTGGTAAGGTTCTTCGCGTTGCTTCGAATTAAACCACATGCTCCACCGCTTGTGCGGGCCCCCGTCAATTCCTTTGAGTTTCAGTCTTGCGACCGTACTCCCCAGGCGGAGTGCTTAATGCGTTAACTGCAGCACTGAAGGGCGGAAACCCTCCAACACTTAGCACTCATCGTTTACGGCGTGGACTACCAGGGTATCTAATCCTGTTTGCTCCCCACGCTTTCGAGCCTCAGTGTCAGTTACAGACCAGAGAGTCGCCTTCGCCACTGGTGTTCCTCCATATATCTACGCATTTCACCGCTACACATGGAATTCCACTCTCCTCTTCTGCACTCAAGTTCTCCAGTTTCCAATGACCCTCCCCGGTTGAGCCGGGGGCTTTCACATCAGACTTAAAGAACCACCTGCGCTCGCTTTACGCCCAATAAATCCGGACAACGCTTGCCACCTACGTATTACCGCGGCTGCTGGCACGTAGTTAGCCGTGGCTTTCTGGTTAGATACCGTCAAGGTGGGAACAGTTACTCTCCCACTTGTTCTTCTCTAACAACAGAGTTTTACGATCCGAAAACCTTCTTCACTCACGCGGCGTTGCTCGGTCAGACTTTCGTCCATTGCCGAAGATTCCCTACTGCTGCCTCCCGTAGGAGTCTGGGCCGTGTCTCAGTCCCAGTGTGGCCGATCACCCTCTCAGGTCGGCTACGCATCATCGTCTTGGTGAGCCATTACCTCACCAACTAACTAATGCGGCGCGGGTCCATCCTTCAGTGACACCCGAAAGCGTCTTTCATAGTTCTGCCATGCGGCAAAACCAATTATGCGGTATTAGCACCTGTTTCCAAGTGTTATCCCCCGCTGAAGGGTAGGTTACCCACGTGTTACTCACCCGTCCGCCACTCTTCTTATATAAAAGGTGCAAGCACCTTTCGAAGAAGCGTTCGACTTGCATGTATTAGGCACGCCGCCAGCGTTCGTCCTGAGCCAGGATCAAACTCTCAATAAAAGTTATGATTAAGACCGAAGTCTTTAGCTCATTAATGATTGCTAGCGAATTACTTCACTATACAGTTTTAATATAAAACTGATAAAAATTTTTGTGTTGTTATCTTACTAAAAGATAACATCCTACACGTTTGGTTCGTCTTACTTTGTTCAGTTTTCAAAGGTCTAAACTTTGTTGCTTTAGCAACTCATTCAGTATATCACGTTTAGTTGTTAGTGTCAACAACTTTTTTTGTGTTTTTGAATTTTTTGAAGTTTCAAATTGTAACTTCATTGCGTTAGCGACTTAGTTATAATATCATCAACCGTTGACAATGTCAACAATTAATTTTATTTTTTTGTTGTTAATTACGAAGTTAATCGACTTATTTAACAACTCTGTTATGTTAACATTTAAACAAATAAAAGTCAACATTTTCTTAAAGTTTTTTTTGATAAAATTTAAGATAACAGGTCTCTCTTGAAGACATTTATAAATATACCAAGTTCATAAATAAAATGCAAGACTTTTTTTAAAAAATTGAAAGTTTATTAACGATTTTATAAATTTATCAAAATTACATTTGATATTTTAGTTTTACGATTAGTTATTTGATACAATATTTATAATGTTTAATATAATATCTATTATATAGGAGGAACACATTTATGAAACTATTAGTTGTAGATGATGACAAAGAAATTGTAGAACTTTTAAGTATTTATATTCAAAATGAAGGCCACAGTGTTGTAAAAGCCTATGATGGGAAGGAAGCTCTAACAAAAATTAGGACTACCCCAGATATTGACCTAATGATTTTAGATGTAATGATGCCTAATATGGACGGCATGCAAGTTGTTAAAGAACTAAGAAAAGAGTCACAAATTCCAATTATTATGCTTACTGCCAAGTCAAATGACATGGATAAAATTCAAGGTCTCGTAGCTGGTGCGGATGATTATGTTACTAAACCATTTAATCCTTTGGAAATTATGGCACGTGTTAAGTCCCTATTAAGAAGAACTAATATGCAAGTTACCAGTGAGGAACCTGATGTCCTAGATATTGGTCCTTTAATTATAAAAAAAGAGTCACACGAGGTATTAACTCATAACGGGACAGATATTCAATTAACTGCTTTAGAATTTGGCATATTATATTTACTCGCTAGCCACCCTAATCGTGTATTTAGCGCTGAAGAAATTTTTGAAAGAGTTTGGCAACAAGAAAGCTTAATTTCTGCTAAGACCGTAATGGTTCATGTTAGCCATCTGCGAGATAAAATCGAAGAAGCAACGGGCGGGGAAAAAGTAATCCAAACTGTCTGGGGAGTTGGGTACAAAATTGAAACAAACTAATTCTCCTAACTCAATACCTATTAAATCATCCCGCATTGTTTTAACTTCAAAAGAAAAAAGTGAGCTAATTATAGAAGGTATTGTGACAGTCATCTTACTATTACTTGTTAACATTGCTGTTTTAGCAGTCGCACGTGTTTTAATTGATGATAGTTTAGCTGTTAAAAATGTTATCTTTGGCTTTAAAGAAGTTTTGGTAAAAACTTTTTTTAATTACTCTTTCTATTCCATGCGTAATGCCGCTGTTATCTTCATGGTGATATTAGATTTAATTATTTTATACTGGCGCTTAATCAGACGTTATCATCAAATGCAATTACGGCATATTATCAAAGAACTACACTACATCGCCAACGGAAACTACGGTCATCGGATTCCTTTTGAACTTAGTGGTGATTTAGGTCGAGTTATAGAAAGTATCAACGGTCTAGTAGATAGTACTGTTGAGGCAATTGAAGAAGAACGACGCATTGAAAAATCTAAAGACGAGTTAATTACGAATATTAGTCATGATATACGTACCCCGCTAACCTCTATCATTGGTTATCTTGGGTTAATCGAAGAAAAACAATACCATAATGAAGAAGACCTCTTAAAATATACGCATACAGCCTACTCTAAAGCGAAACAAATGAAAGTTTTGGTAGATGATCTTTTCGAATATACAAAAGTCCGTCAGCCTAGCTCACCTTTAAAAGTGATTGAATTTGATATGGCACAGTTGTTAGAACAACTCTCTGTTGATTTCGAATTAGATGCTACTCGCAAAGGGGTTACAATTGATGTAATTGCAACCCCTATTCCATTCATTATGACTGGTGATACAGAAAAGTTAGTGCGTTTATTTAATAATTTATTATCTAATGCTCTTAAATATGGCGGAAATTGTTCAAAAATCCTACTCCAAGTCGAAGAAGTTGGAAATGAAGCTATTATTACTGTTAGCAACAATGGTGACCCTATTCCAGAAAATGCCTTAAACCAGTTATTTGATCGCTTTTATCGTGTTGAAGAATCTCGCTCACAAGAAACTGGTGGTACTGGACTAGGTTTGGCAATTGCACAAAGTATAGTTACCCTACACGGTGGCTATATTTACGCTAAATCTGACCAGGAATGGACTTCCTTTGTCACCCATTTACCACTTAATAATAATAATTAATTAAGTGTGTTTGCCTTTCGGTTTCATTATCGCTATACTGATTACCTATAATAATTTAGTTAGGAGAATGGAATGAATATATTTAAACAAAACAAATTCCTACTTATTTGTTTAGTCTCACTGATACTACCACTTGCCTTTTTTCCGCGAGTTGGTTTCGCACAAAATGACTTTGAATTACAAGCCAAAGCTGCCATTGCGATCGATGCTGACTCTGGAAAGATTTTTTACAAAAAAAATGAAGATAAAGTACTGCCTATTGCTTCAATGACTAAACTAGTCACGCTCTACTTGATTTTAGAAGCTGAGAGAGACGGGGTTTTATCTTGGGATGAAGAATTAACGATAAGCGATCATCTTTTAAAAATTAGTCAAGATCCAGAACTTTCAAATGTTCCCCTTAATAAAAATCAAGCCTATAGCGTTAGAGATTTATTTAATGCCAGTACATTAGTTTCTGCCAATGCAGCTGTTACTGCTTTAGCAGAAAAGGTCGGAGGAACAGAAGAAAAATTCGTTGATTTAATGAGAGAAAAAGTGAAAACTTGGGGAATTGAGGATGCTTACTTGATTTCAACTTCAGGCATTAATAATGAAGATGCTAAAGGTCGAATTTACCCTGGAAGTAAGCCCCATAAAGAAAACCTAATGTCTGCTAAAGATATGGTCATTGTCGCACGCCACCTATTACAGGACTTTCCAGAAATATTAGAAACTACTAAATTAACAAATACTATTTTTGGACAAGGGACTGCGGAAGAAACCTTTATTAACAATACTAACTTAATGCTCCCTGGTATGACCTATAGCCGAGAAAATGTTGATGGCTTAAAAACAGGGACCACAGAACTAGCTGGTGAATGTTTTGCCTCAACTGCTATTGTAAACGGACACCGTATTATAACCATCATCATGCACGCCAACGATAGTTACACTGATATCGATACTGGCCAACGTTTCATCCAAACTGGGGAACTACTGGATTATATAAATAACAATTGGATTTATAAAGTTGTTTACCCTAAAAATAGTAGGATCCCCACTATTAAACCACTTGCTATTGACAATAGCAAACAACGAACAACACCGTTGGTAACAGGTGCTGATATTGGTCTCTGGGTTCGTTCTGATATGAAAAAAGATGACCTAGATCTTAAATTCAAACCAATCAAAGATCTACAGGCTCCTCTTGCCAAAAATAAAATTTTAGGGAATGTCACAGTAAATTTAAAAAATGATACTCTCGGTTATTTACCTGGCAGTCAAATACAACATAGCTATCCGATGGTTACTAACCATAGTATTGAAAAAGCAAATTTTTTTGAAAGAGTCAAACGTTCTATTACCGATTTTTTTAACTAGAATTAATATCACTATTTGACATTGTCTTTAATTTTCGTTATTCTATGAGAACAAATTGAACAATGTTTAATACGTTTGGGAATAAGTACTTGTCGTTTCTTTTTCAGAGAGCTATCGGTTAGTGTAAGATAGTATTGATTCACTAGGAAATCCATCCCTTTATAGTAAATGAAGAAATAATTCATTTCGGATGCAACCGTTATCTGCATTAATCAAGTGCAACAGCTCGGTCTGTTGAATTTGGGTGGCACCGCGAATTTCAGTCTTTTCGTCCCAAGGAATAAAGTACCTTTATTCCTTATGACGTTAAGGCTTTTTATTTTATAAAAATTATTAGGAGGATGTAAGAATGTTAGATATTAAAATGATTCGTCAAGACTTTGATGCTGTCAAAGCAAAATTAAAAACCCGCGGAGTAGAAGAAGAAACACTAGTAGACTTTATTAACCTAGATAAAGAGCGTCGTGAACTACTCGTTCAAGTAGAAGAACAGAAAAAAACTAGGAACGATGTATCTGATCATATTTCTACTTTGAAACGTCAAAAAGAAGATGCTGATGACTTTATAAAACAAATGCAAACCGTTAACAATGATATTAAGGCGCTAGATGCTAAACTTGCTGAAATTGATGAAAAAATCGAATTTATTGCTGCCCGCTTACCAAATATTCCACATGATTCTGTTCCTGTTGGAGCTGACGAGGAAGACAATATTGAAATCCGTCAATGGGGAACACCAAAAACTTTTGATTTTGAAACAAAAGCACATTGGGAAGTCGCCGAAGGTTTAGATATTTTAGACTTTGAACGTGGCGCTAAAGTTTCCGGCAGTCGCTTTGTTTATTATAAAGGACTGGGTGCTCGCTTAGAACGTGCCATCTACAATTTCATGTTAGACACGCACACATCTGAACATGGTTACAAAGAGATGTTAACACCATACATGGTAAACAGTGCTTCTATGTATGGAACAGGTCAATTCCCGAAATTTAAAGAAGATGTTTTTCAACTGGCAGATTCTGATTTGACATTGATTCCTACAGCTGAAGTTCCTTTAACCAACTTCTATCGTAATGAAATCTTAGATCAAGCAGATTTACCCATCTACTTTACAGCTCTAAGCCCATCATTTAGATCTGAGGCTGGTAGTGCTGGTCGTGATACGCGTGGTTTGATCCGTTTACATCAATTTAATAAAGTCGAAATGGTTAAATTTTCAGATGCAGAGTCTTCTTATGATGAATTAGAAAAAATGACTGATAATGCTGAAAATATCCTAAAAAAATTAAACTTACCATACCGAGTATTGGCCTTATGTACAGGAGATATGGGCTTTAGTGCTGCAAAAACTTATGATTTAGAAGTATGGATTCCAGCTCAAGATACATATCGTGAAATCAGCTCATGTTCAAACTGCGTTGATTTCCAAGCTCGTCGTTCAAAAATGAGATACCGTAATGTCGAAGGAAAGCTACAATTAGTTCATACTTTAAATGGTTCTGGCCTAGCTGTTGGCCGGACTGTTGCCGCAATTTTAGAAAACTATCAAAATGAAGATGGTAGTGTAACTGTCCCGGAAGCTCTAATTCCTTACATGGGTGGCCTTACAAAAATCACAAAAGACTAAATAAAAAAGCTAGCTCAATGAGCTAGCTTTTTTTATCCGATTGAATAATTTGGTGCTTCTTTAGTAATATGAACATCATGAGGATGTGATTCTTTTAAGCCAGCTCCACTCATTTGAACAAACTGAGCATCATCTCTTAACATTTGTAAATTACCTGCTCCAACGTATCCCATACCTGCTTTTAAGCCCCCAATTAATTGGAAAATGATATCTGAAACACTACCTTTATAGGCAACACGTCCTTCAATCCCCTCAGGTACCAATTTATTGGCTTCATTAGTCCCACTTTGGAAATAACGATCACTTGACCCTTTTTCCATTGCACCAAGAGACCCCATACCACGGTAAGTTTTAAAGCGACGGCCTTGATAAATTTCAAATTCCCCTGGTGACTCATCAGTTCCTGCCAACATACTACCTAACATCACTGCATGTCCACCAGCTGCTAGTGCTTTCACCACATCACCAGAATACTTAATGCCACCATCAGCAATGATTGTTCGATTATACTCTCTTGCCACTTCAGCTGCGTCATAAATAGCTGTTAATTGTGGGACTCCTACACCAGCAACGACACGCGTTGTACAAATTGAACCTGGTCCAATTCCAACTTTTACAACATCTACACCGACTTCATATAAAGCACGAGTTCCTTCGGCTGTTGCTACATTTCCTGCAATCAAAGTTGCTTCTGGAAATTTATCCCGAATTTCTTTAATTTTACGAATCACACCTGCACTATGACCATGAGCCGTATCAATAATAATAGCGTCAACGCCTGCATCAATTAGTGCTTGGGCACGTTCAAAAGTATCTGTTGTAACACCAACAGCTGCTGCTACTAACAATCGACCATGTTCATCTTTTGCTGCATTTGGAAATTCAATAACTTTTTCAATATCTTTAATCGTAATGAGACCGCTTAACCGATTATTTTCATCTACGATTGGTAATTTTTCAATTTTATGTTTTTGTAGAATTTTTTCTGCATCATGTAAGTTTGTTCCTAGTGGTGCTGTCACTAAATCTTCTTTTGTCATAACATCAGCAATAGGCTGTTGATAATTTGTAACAAAACGTAAATCTCTATTTGTCAAAATACCAACTAATTTACGGCTATCTAAAGATTCAACAACGGGTACACCACTAATACGATACTTCGACATTAAAGCCTCAGCGTCTGCAACTAAATGGTCAGGAGTTAAATAAAATGGATCAATGATAACGCCACTTTCTGAACGTTTTACTTTACGAACTTCATCAGCTTGTTGTTCAATACTCATATTCTTATGAACGACACCTAATCCGCCTTGTCTTGCCATTGCAATCGCCATTTTACTATCAGTAACAGTATCCATACTTGCACTCATAAATGGGATATTTAGGGTGATATTTTTAGCTAATTTGATTGTCATATCAACATCATTTGGTAACACATGACTTTCTGCTGGAATCAATAAAACATCGTCAAATGTTAACCCTTTTTTTACAAATTTAGTTTCCCAATTAGACATTTACCTAACCACTCCTTTGTTTATTTTTTAATTACAAAAATAACAAAAATCAAAGCAATAGTCAATCATTGAACCTTAATTTCATCATATTCTAACCAAGATTGCTTTCTTTTTTGATTAATCCACCTTTGTTTTGTTATTCTACTCTTTATTTTTTCATTTAAACAGTTAATTATACGAAAAAGTAGTCTTGTAAAGACAAGACTACTTTTTATGTTATTAACGAGAAAACATACTTCCACGAATATTGTATTTCTTTTTAAGGTAATAGCGAATAGCAAAAGCTAGTACTGCTAAAGCTATATTGACAGCTGGTGCTAATGCAACATTAATTGCCGGTGGAATTAAAGCTGCAGCCATGAAAATAAACATCCAAATCAACATAATACCCATCATAATTAAAATTGATTTGAATCCTCCGGGACGGCCTTTTTGGTCTGCTCCTGGACGATCAAATTTATAAACATATTTATAAATCAGGTAAAAAGCATATCCACCTGAAATAGCTCCTACTAAGATAGTTAAGATACCTTGTTGTTGCCCTGATGCGACTGATTTTGAGAATAGTGGTAAGACTCCGGCCATCAATGTCAAGAATATAAATAGCAATAAGCTATTATCTAACCACATCTGGAACATACCACTCTCTTTAACTGGTTCTGGCGTCTCTAAGATAAGACGAGCACGCTCCGTCACAGTTCCAAATAATTGGCGAGCTGTTTTCCCACTTTTCTGTCCTTCGACTAATTCGGGTAAAATATTAGCTAATGCTTGGGCTTGTAAAGACTCCGATAAATTAGCTAAACTTAAGGCTTTTCTCAAATCATAAACATATTGTTCATTTCGTTTGGTTAATTGTGTTTCCAATTCACGGTTTTTTGCAACTAACGCTCTAATTTCTTGTTCTTCCAAAAAAATTCCTCCTCGGGTCCAAACTCTGCTCTATTAAGCATTACACCAACTCATTAATTACATAATAAATTATACGTTAAAACGGAATAGCATAACGTCACCATCAGCGACAATATACTCTTTTCCTTCTAAACGTACACGGCCTGCTTCTTTAGCTGCTGCCATATTTCCATATTCATTTAAGTCATCAAATGAAACAGTCTCAGCACGAATAAAGCCTTTTTCAAAGTCTGAATGAATAACCCCCGCACATTGAGGAGCCTTCATACCTTTTTTAAAGGTCCAAGCTCTTACTTCCTGAACGCCTGCTGTAAAGTAAGTGGCTAAACCTAACAAATCATAGGCTGCTCTAATTAATTGATCTAAACCTGATTCTTCAATTCCCAATGCTTCTAAGAAATCTACTCGATCCTCATCGTCTAATTCAGCAATTTCTTCTTCTGCACGTGCACAGACAACAATTACTTCCGCATTCTCACTAGCTGCAAATTCACGAACCGTTTGGACATATTTGTTATTTTCTGTATCACTTACTTCTTCTTCTGATACATTAGCAACATATAAAACTGGTTTAGTTGTTAATAAAAATAGCTTATTAACTTCCAATTGTTCTTCTTCAGTAAATTCAATACTACGTGCTGACTTACCTTCTTCTAAAACTGGCTTAATTTTATCTAAAAGCGCTAACTCAGCTAAGGCTTCTTTGTCCTTCGTACGAGCAATTTTCGAAACACGTGTATGACGTTTTGTAATTGAATCTAAGTCGGCTAAAACTAGCTCTAAATTAATTGTATCAATATCAGCTAATGGATCAACACGCCCCTCAACATGGGTAATATTATCATCGTCAAAACAACGTACCACATGACAGATTGCGTCAACTTGGCGAATATGGCTTAAAAATTGATTCCCTAATCCTTCACCTTTGCTGGCTCCTTTAACAATACCTGCAATATCTGTAAATTCAAATGTTGTAGGCACAGTTTTTTTAGGTTGCACCAATTCTGTTAATTTTTGTAAACGACTATCTGGTACTTCTACCATTCCCACGTTTGGATCAATTGTTGCAAACGGGTAGTTAGCAGCCTCTGCTCCTGCTTTCGTAATTGCGTTAAATAACGTAGATTTCCCAACGTTTGGTAATCCAACAATTCCTGCTGTTAATGCCATAAATTTATTCTCACTTTCGTCTCTGTAGTAGTTTATCTATTTTTATCTTTAAGTCTGTCTCAAGTATCATCTAAAAAAATAATATTTTAATCTGCCTATTCTGCAACAACTTTCACTAAAATTTTTTTTAGTTTTTTTTCAAAATCACGTCGACTTAACATAACAATATGTTGACAGTTCAGACAACGAATTTTAATATCCATCCCCATACGAATAATCTCCCACTGATTTGTTTGACACGCATGGGGTTTTTTCATCTCAACAATATCGCCTAAATCATACATAGATTATCCCTCACTTAATGTTTTAGTCATCAAAATGAACATCTAAAATATCCAAAATACGAGTTAAATCGTCAGTTGATAAATATTCAATCTCAATCTTACCTTTACCAGCTTTTTCTTGAATCATAACGGGTGTCCCAAATTTATCCATCAAACGCTCTTCACTTTCACTAATATAATAAGGTTTTTCTAAAGCAAGTGTTTTCTTAGGTTTTTTTTCAAGTAGCTCATCCGAATTCAGACGACTTACTAGGTCTTCCAATTGACGAACCGTTAATTTTTCACGAACGACACGCTTAGCAACATCAGAAATCTGCTCACGATTTTTCAAACCCAGTAGTGTTCGTGCTTGCCCCATTGATAGCTCTTCTTGTTGAAGTAATTCCTTAACCATATCTGGTAATGTTAATAAACGTAAATGATTCGCTATATATGGACGACTCTTACCTAAACGTTCTGCAAGTTCAGATTGAGTAACACTTAAATTTTTCATCAACATATCATAAGCTTCGGCTTCTTCCAAAGGGGTCAAATCTTCTCTTTGTAAATTTTCTAACACTGCGACTTGCATCATTGTCGCTTCATCAAATTCACGAATAATTGCTGGGATTGTTGCCTTACCTGCCAATTCAGAAGCACGATAACGACGCTCACCAGCGATAATCTCAAAACCGCGAACTTCTGATCGACGAACGATAATCGGTTGGAAGACGCCTGATTGCTTAATCGAACTTGCTAAATCCTGTAAGGCCTTCTTATCAAAAATCTTACGTGGTTGATACGGGTTAGGTCGAAGTTCTGAAAGTGAAATATCAACCACCGTCTCACCGGCAGTATCTCCTGCTTCCACTGAGTTAAACTCTTGAAATAAAGCATCTATCCCTCTACCTAATCCTTTAGTATTCTTACTCATGACTTAACACTTCCTTTGCTAGCGCTTGGTATACCTCCGCACCTCTTGAACGAGGATCATAATCAATGATTGACAGACCATGACTTGGTGCCTCTGATAAACGAACATTTCTTGGGATAATTGTATCATAGACACGTTCTCTGAAATAAGTTCTAACTTCCTCTACAACTTCAGCTCCCAAATTAGTTCTTGCATCAAACATTGTTAACAAGACCCCTTCAATACGCAATTCTGGATTGAAATGTTTTTGTACTAAACGAACAGTATTTAACAACTGGCTTAAGCCTTCCAA is a window of Vagococcus intermedius DNA encoding:
- the ychF gene encoding redox-regulated ATPase YchF, encoding MALTAGIVGLPNVGKSTLFNAITKAGAEAANYPFATIDPNVGMVEVPDSRLQKLTELVQPKKTVPTTFEFTDIAGIVKGASKGEGLGNQFLSHIRQVDAICHVVRCFDDDNITHVEGRVDPLADIDTINLELVLADLDSITKRHTRVSKIARTKDKEALAELALLDKIKPVLEEGKSARSIEFTEEEQLEVNKLFLLTTKPVLYVANVSEEEVSDTENNKYVQTVREFAASENAEVIVVCARAEEEIAELDDEDRVDFLEALGIEESGLDQLIRAAYDLLGLATYFTAGVQEVRAWTFKKGMKAPQCAGVIHSDFEKGFIRAETVSFDDLNEYGNMAAAKEAGRVRLEGKEYIVADGDVMLFRFNV
- a CDS encoding serine hydrolase; translated protein: MNIFKQNKFLLICLVSLILPLAFFPRVGFAQNDFELQAKAAIAIDADSGKIFYKKNEDKVLPIASMTKLVTLYLILEAERDGVLSWDEELTISDHLLKISQDPELSNVPLNKNQAYSVRDLFNASTLVSANAAVTALAEKVGGTEEKFVDLMREKVKTWGIEDAYLISTSGINNEDAKGRIYPGSKPHKENLMSAKDMVIVARHLLQDFPEILETTKLTNTIFGQGTAEETFINNTNLMLPGMTYSRENVDGLKTGTTELAGECFASTAIVNGHRIITIIMHANDSYTDIDTGQRFIQTGELLDYINNNWIYKVVYPKNSRIPTIKPLAIDNSKQRTTPLVTGADIGLWVRSDMKKDDLDLKFKPIKDLQAPLAKNKILGNVTVNLKNDTLGYLPGSQIQHSYPMVTNHSIEKANFFERVKRSITDFFN
- a CDS encoding DUF1129 domain-containing protein: MEEQEIRALVAKNRELETQLTKRNEQYVYDLRKALSLANLSESLQAQALANILPELVEGQKSGKTARQLFGTVTERARLILETPEPVKESGMFQMWLDNSLLLFIFLTLMAGVLPLFSKSVASGQQQGILTILVGAISGGYAFYLIYKYVYKFDRPGADQKGRPGGFKSILIMMGIMLIWMFIFMAAALIPPAINVALAPAVNIALAVLAFAIRYYLKKKYNIRGSMFSR
- a CDS encoding sensor histidine kinase → MKQTNSPNSIPIKSSRIVLTSKEKSELIIEGIVTVILLLLVNIAVLAVARVLIDDSLAVKNVIFGFKEVLVKTFFNYSFYSMRNAAVIFMVILDLIILYWRLIRRYHQMQLRHIIKELHYIANGNYGHRIPFELSGDLGRVIESINGLVDSTVEAIEEERRIEKSKDELITNISHDIRTPLTSIIGYLGLIEEKQYHNEEDLLKYTHTAYSKAKQMKVLVDDLFEYTKVRQPSSPLKVIEFDMAQLLEQLSVDFELDATRKGVTIDVIATPIPFIMTGDTEKLVRLFNNLLSNALKYGGNCSKILLQVEEVGNEAIITVSNNGDPIPENALNQLFDRFYRVEESRSQETGGTGLGLAIAQSIVTLHGGYIYAKSDQEWTSFVTHLPLNNNN
- a CDS encoding ParB/RepB/Spo0J family partition protein, producing the protein MSKNTKGLGRGIDALFQEFNSVEAGDTAGETVVDISLSELRPNPYQPRKIFDKKALQDLASSIKQSGVFQPIIVRRSEVRGFEIIAGERRYRASELAGKATIPAIIREFDEATMMQVAVLENLQREDLTPLEEAEAYDMLMKNLSVTQSELAERLGKSRPYIANHLRLLTLPDMVKELLQQEELSMGQARTLLGLKNREQISDVAKRVVREKLTVRQLEDLVSRLNSDELLEKKPKKTLALEKPYYISESEERLMDKFGTPVMIQEKAGKGKIEIEYLSTDDLTRILDILDVHFDD
- a CDS encoding DUF951 domain-containing protein; protein product: MYDLGDIVEMKKPHACQTNQWEIIRMGMDIKIRCLNCQHIVMLSRRDFEKKLKKILVKVVAE
- the serS gene encoding serine--tRNA ligase, whose protein sequence is MLDIKMIRQDFDAVKAKLKTRGVEEETLVDFINLDKERRELLVQVEEQKKTRNDVSDHISTLKRQKEDADDFIKQMQTVNNDIKALDAKLAEIDEKIEFIAARLPNIPHDSVPVGADEEDNIEIRQWGTPKTFDFETKAHWEVAEGLDILDFERGAKVSGSRFVYYKGLGARLERAIYNFMLDTHTSEHGYKEMLTPYMVNSASMYGTGQFPKFKEDVFQLADSDLTLIPTAEVPLTNFYRNEILDQADLPIYFTALSPSFRSEAGSAGRDTRGLIRLHQFNKVEMVKFSDAESSYDELEKMTDNAENILKKLNLPYRVLALCTGDMGFSAAKTYDLEVWIPAQDTYREISSCSNCVDFQARRSKMRYRNVEGKLQLVHTLNGSGLAVGRTVAAILENYQNEDGSVTVPEALIPYMGGLTKITKD
- a CDS encoding response regulator transcription factor; amino-acid sequence: MKLLVVDDDKEIVELLSIYIQNEGHSVVKAYDGKEALTKIRTTPDIDLMILDVMMPNMDGMQVVKELRKESQIPIIMLTAKSNDMDKIQGLVAGADDYVTKPFNPLEIMARVKSLLRRTNMQVTSEEPDVLDIGPLIIKKESHEVLTHNGTDIQLTALEFGILYLLASHPNRVFSAEEIFERVWQQESLISAKTVMVHVSHLRDKIEEATGGEKVIQTVWGVGYKIETN
- the guaB gene encoding IMP dehydrogenase — protein: MSNWETKFVKKGLTFDDVLLIPAESHVLPNDVDMTIKLAKNITLNIPFMSASMDTVTDSKMAIAMARQGGLGVVHKNMSIEQQADEVRKVKRSESGVIIDPFYLTPDHLVADAEALMSKYRISGVPVVESLDSRKLVGILTNRDLRFVTNYQQPIADVMTKEDLVTAPLGTNLHDAEKILQKHKIEKLPIVDENNRLSGLITIKDIEKVIEFPNAAKDEHGRLLVAAAVGVTTDTFERAQALIDAGVDAIIIDTAHGHSAGVIRKIKEIRDKFPEATLIAGNVATAEGTRALYEVGVDVVKVGIGPGSICTTRVVAGVGVPQLTAIYDAAEVAREYNRTIIADGGIKYSGDVVKALAAGGHAVMLGSMLAGTDESPGEFEIYQGRRFKTYRGMGSLGAMEKGSSDRYFQSGTNEANKLVPEGIEGRVAYKGSVSDIIFQLIGGLKAGMGYVGAGNLQMLRDDAQFVQMSGAGLKESHPHDVHITKEAPNYSIG